One segment of Parvularcula sp. IMCC14364 DNA contains the following:
- a CDS encoding BON domain-containing protein has translation MRLTFIKAFLLAAAASTMIAGCATNRTFGGGVDDVAADLNLRARLFDDELYDYSDVDLTVYEGRVLLTGTMRTREGKRHLEELALRSANVEEVMNEIFIGPKTTFNQGTSDALIDEKLGFALLADNGVYRANYQIAVSGGIVYILGVSQGPAELTRVTDHARNIRGVRKVISHVLYVGDPRRQTRATAH, from the coding sequence ATGCGGCTCACATTCATCAAGGCATTTCTTTTGGCAGCAGCGGCCAGCACAATGATTGCCGGCTGCGCCACGAACCGGACTTTTGGCGGCGGCGTTGATGACGTTGCTGCAGACCTCAATCTGCGTGCGCGTCTGTTTGATGACGAGTTGTATGATTACTCAGATGTGGACCTGACCGTTTACGAAGGTCGTGTTCTGTTGACCGGCACCATGCGCACCCGTGAGGGCAAGAGACATCTGGAAGAGCTGGCCTTACGGTCTGCCAATGTGGAAGAGGTCATGAACGAAATCTTCATCGGCCCGAAGACAACCTTCAATCAGGGCACCTCAGATGCACTAATCGACGAGAAACTGGGTTTCGCATTATTGGCAGATAACGGCGTGTATCGCGCGAATTACCAGATCGCCGTTTCCGGTGGTATTGTCTATATCCTCGGCGTCTCCCAGGGGCCGGCAGAACTGACCCGCGTGACAGACCACGCCCGAAACATCAGGGGTGTGCGGAAAGTCATCAGTCATGTGCTCTATGTGGGTGATCCGCGTCGCCAAACCCGGGCAACAGCGCACTGA
- a CDS encoding YraN family protein has product MTEKRKSERRGRFAEHFAVAILSLKGYRILARRWKCSVGEIDIIASRNGTLVFVEVKSRKSVTSAIEAVGWQNRRRIEQAASAYAQTKRLTPVPVFRFDVFAMSGWRNWQHRRDAWRSGD; this is encoded by the coding sequence ATGACCGAGAAACGCAAGTCAGAACGCCGGGGCCGGTTTGCAGAGCACTTCGCCGTGGCCATACTCAGCCTCAAGGGATACCGTATTCTGGCAAGACGCTGGAAATGCTCCGTCGGGGAAATTGATATTATTGCCAGCCGGAACGGGACACTCGTCTTTGTCGAAGTAAAGTCCCGAAAATCTGTGACTTCTGCCATTGAGGCGGTTGGCTGGCAAAACCGGCGCCGGATCGAGCAGGCTGCGTCAGCCTATGCCCAGACAAAACGCCTGACGCCCGTACCGGTCTTTCGCTTTGACGTTTTCGCTATGTCGGGCTGGCGAAACTGGCAGCACAGGCGTGATGCGTGGCGCAGTGGTGACTGA
- the rsmI gene encoding 16S rRNA (cytidine(1402)-2'-O)-methyltransferase, whose translation MAVSMSFEPGLYVTATPIGNLKDITFRAIEILQQADLILCEDKRVTAKLCQAYDIKTQLTAYHDHNGEEMRPQILERLQNDQVIALVSDAGTPLISDPGYKLVRDVREAGITVYTIPGACAAIAGLTIAGAPTDQFLFAGFLPTKTMARKKMLTELKSVVASLVFYETGPRLADALLDIGDILGDREIAIARELTKLHEEVRTGMAPDLAAHYSLQPPRGEIVLVVHPPQARQWSEEELTGLMIDLLAENSVKDAASLAAELTSMSRKTLYNLALGLKRP comes from the coding sequence ATGGCAGTCAGCATGAGTTTTGAACCGGGCCTTTATGTGACGGCAACACCGATAGGTAATCTGAAAGACATTACCTTTCGCGCGATCGAAATCCTGCAGCAGGCGGACCTGATCCTCTGTGAAGACAAACGGGTCACCGCCAAACTCTGTCAGGCTTACGATATCAAGACCCAGCTCACGGCGTATCATGACCATAATGGCGAAGAGATGCGCCCCCAGATACTGGAACGGTTACAAAACGACCAAGTCATTGCCTTGGTTTCGGATGCCGGTACACCATTGATTTCTGATCCGGGATACAAACTCGTCAGGGATGTACGTGAAGCCGGTATCACCGTTTATACCATTCCAGGTGCCTGTGCCGCCATTGCGGGCCTGACCATTGCTGGCGCCCCAACCGATCAATTCCTTTTTGCCGGTTTTTTGCCGACGAAAACCATGGCACGCAAAAAAATGCTGACTGAGTTGAAGTCTGTGGTCGCCAGTCTGGTCTTTTATGAGACCGGCCCGCGATTGGCCGATGCCCTGCTGGACATTGGCGACATTCTGGGCGACCGGGAAATCGCCATCGCGCGGGAGCTGACCAAACTGCACGAAGAAGTGCGCACAGGTATGGCGCCTGACTTGGCGGCGCATTACTCGCTCCAGCCACCACGCGGAGAGATCGTGCTGGTTGTCCACCCACCACAGGCTCGGCAATGGTCTGAGGAGGAACTGACGGGCCTGATGATTGATCTGCTGGCTGAAAACTCTGTGAAAGACGCGGCCAGTCTGGCTGCCGAGCTAACCAGTATGTCTAGAAAAACCCTTTATAATCTTGCGCTTGGCCTGAAACGACCATGA
- a CDS encoding penicillin-binding protein activator: protein MMNRFGSGIIKKSAALCALAGLLAACETMDQPRGPVITRPAPPQTVPYEPEPQEEVYNEEAFVTTEALQVDGRKPIRVALLLPFTSTSENVEKVSEAMSNAAQLAVFESGNDRFLLISKDTKGTPEGAQAAAQEALREGAELVLGPLFSDSVEAAAQLTRSAGVPMIAFSSDMRIAGNGVYLLSFPPEMEIARVTDYAVKNGFMRFGLLTPRSEYGQRVSSSFAEEAYVRGGIVVHEESYEQSPDAMLQPAKRLAQYADKCSSEDNDLRLSNPMPGDPYAAGSGGFQAVLMPEQGTLLRALAPLLPYYDVNVNCIKLLGVSAWNNPRLTREPALAGGWFAAPDPSQSEKFRNQYSSVYAENPPRLASLAYDAALLAARLGLNPKGMRFVPQNIADPNGFLGADGLFRLTQDGRVERGLAILEIRQSGIRVVDPAPQSFMMAPAIDAYGNTTGF from the coding sequence ATGATGAACCGTTTCGGCTCTGGAATAATAAAGAAGTCGGCTGCATTATGTGCGCTTGCCGGTCTGTTGGCGGCCTGTGAGACAATGGACCAGCCGCGTGGACCTGTCATCACGCGACCTGCGCCGCCACAAACTGTTCCCTATGAGCCGGAGCCTCAGGAAGAGGTTTACAACGAGGAGGCATTTGTCACCACAGAGGCCCTGCAGGTTGACGGGCGAAAGCCGATCAGGGTGGCGTTACTTTTACCGTTCACATCCACATCCGAAAATGTGGAAAAAGTTTCTGAGGCCATGTCCAATGCGGCACAGCTGGCTGTTTTTGAAAGCGGCAATGACCGCTTCCTGCTAATCTCTAAAGACACCAAGGGAACCCCGGAAGGTGCGCAGGCTGCCGCTCAGGAAGCCTTGCGCGAAGGGGCGGAACTGGTGCTTGGGCCGCTGTTCTCGGACTCTGTTGAGGCAGCCGCGCAGTTAACGCGCTCTGCGGGCGTGCCAATGATCGCCTTTTCTTCCGATATGCGTATCGCGGGTAACGGTGTTTACCTGCTCAGCTTCCCGCCCGAGATGGAAATCGCACGGGTAACAGATTACGCAGTGAAGAACGGCTTTATGCGCTTTGGCCTTCTGACTCCCCGCTCGGAATATGGACAGCGCGTCAGCAGTTCCTTTGCCGAGGAAGCCTATGTGCGCGGTGGTATTGTTGTGCATGAGGAGAGCTATGAGCAATCGCCGGATGCAATGTTGCAACCAGCCAAGAGGCTCGCTCAATATGCCGATAAATGCTCAAGCGAAGATAACGATCTGCGCCTTTCCAATCCTATGCCTGGTGACCCTTACGCGGCAGGCTCTGGAGGCTTTCAGGCTGTTTTGATGCCGGAACAAGGCACACTTTTACGGGCTCTTGCGCCATTGTTGCCGTATTATGATGTCAATGTGAACTGCATCAAGTTGCTGGGTGTCAGTGCCTGGAACAACCCCAGGCTGACTCGTGAACCAGCTCTTGCGGGGGGCTGGTTTGCAGCGCCCGATCCGTCTCAGTCAGAGAAGTTTCGTAATCAGTATAGCAGCGTTTATGCGGAAAACCCGCCGCGACTGGCATCTCTTGCCTATGATGCAGCCCTGCTGGCGGCCCGTCTTGGTCTGAATCCAAAGGGAATGCGTTTCGTGCCGCAGAATATTGCAGATCCCAATGGCTTTCTCGGCGCGGACGGACTGTTTCGCCTGACGCAAGATGGTCGTGTCGAGCGCGGATTGGCAATACTGGAGATACGCCAGTCTGGCATCCGGGTTGTAGACCCTGCACCGCAGAGTTTCATGATGGCGCCCGCCATTGATGCGTACGGGAACACAACCGGCTTTTAG